One genomic segment of Mycolicibacterium chubuense NBB4 includes these proteins:
- a CDS encoding class I SAM-dependent methyltransferase, with product MDHMAGRTVDVDRLSHMPRGGPDASCLDRLLQTNRQEYLDRDSDAPADVARKRSVIRALDWTGQVFGNHEKFAKIALDEVADVADPRILELGAGHGGLSRKLLEWHPTARLTITDVEPASVAAIAASELGSHPRATVREMDATAMDAADGEFDLAVFALSFHHLPPPAAARVFAEGTRVATKLLIIDLPRPPAPLHLLRLAAMLPWAPVVPFVHDGVISSLRCYSASALRALAAHADPSIDVELRGGLFGPQVVVAGRHR from the coding sequence ATGGACCATATGGCCGGCCGAACCGTCGACGTGGACCGTCTCTCGCACATGCCGCGCGGCGGCCCCGACGCGTCGTGCCTGGACCGGCTGCTGCAGACCAACCGGCAGGAGTATCTGGACCGCGATTCCGACGCGCCTGCCGACGTCGCGCGTAAACGCAGCGTCATCCGCGCCCTCGACTGGACCGGACAGGTCTTCGGCAACCACGAGAAGTTCGCCAAGATCGCGCTGGACGAGGTCGCCGACGTCGCCGACCCGCGGATCCTGGAACTCGGCGCCGGGCACGGCGGCCTGTCCCGCAAGCTGCTCGAATGGCATCCGACCGCCCGGCTGACGATCACCGACGTCGAACCCGCCTCGGTCGCCGCCATCGCCGCGTCGGAGTTGGGGTCGCACCCGCGCGCCACGGTCCGCGAGATGGACGCGACCGCGATGGACGCCGCCGACGGTGAGTTCGATCTGGCGGTGTTCGCGCTGTCGTTCCATCACCTGCCCCCTCCCGCCGCGGCCCGGGTGTTCGCCGAGGGCACGCGCGTGGCGACGAAGCTGCTGATCATCGACCTGCCCCGGCCGCCGGCCCCGCTGCACCTGCTGCGGTTGGCGGCGATGCTGCCCTGGGCTCCCGTGGTGCCGTTCGTGCACGACGGCGTCATCAGCTCGTTGCGCTGCTACAGCGCCTCGGCGCTGCGCGCGCTGGCCGCCCACGCCGACCCGTCCATCGACGTCGAACTACGGGGCGGGCTGTTCGGGCCGCAGGTGGTGGTCGCCGGCCGTCACCGGTGA
- a CDS encoding adenylate/guanylate cyclase domain-containing protein: MGDDPDEPLGHLVVHSRDLTVPIFDQLFVGRECAGVGERRRLVLAERHISRNHFEIRLIADLDLAVVIDTSTNGTLLNGEPLARTVAQPIKTGDEITIADIAMTFRSRRFRSVSRQVPTVTQAQISESDMVMVVGDIIGYSTISEVTDSRMLAESLYTLWCELDGLLRAHHGTLSHYAGDALYAVWNVQTHPDAHRLAIDFALAADRLLATIGASLSLRDEHGAPIRMGWSVVHGSGAQAAMARSVAAILGDSTNLAFRLAGIAGRDGRAAVLVTGKVHDAVHDAYVWGPPEEVRVKGRRGEVTVFPVLARQRSLRCG; encoded by the coding sequence ATGGGTGATGACCCGGACGAGCCGCTGGGTCATCTCGTCGTGCACTCCCGTGATCTGACGGTGCCGATCTTCGACCAGCTGTTCGTCGGGCGTGAGTGCGCCGGAGTGGGGGAGCGGCGGCGGCTGGTGCTCGCCGAGAGACACATCTCGCGGAATCACTTCGAGATTCGCTTGATCGCCGACCTCGACCTGGCGGTGGTGATCGACACGAGCACGAACGGCACACTGCTCAATGGAGAGCCGCTGGCCCGCACGGTGGCTCAGCCCATCAAGACGGGCGATGAGATCACGATCGCGGATATCGCGATGACGTTCCGGTCTCGCCGCTTCCGGTCGGTCAGCCGGCAGGTCCCCACCGTCACGCAGGCCCAGATCAGCGAATCGGACATGGTGATGGTCGTCGGCGACATCATCGGCTACTCGACCATCTCCGAGGTGACCGACAGCCGGATGCTCGCCGAGAGCCTGTACACGCTCTGGTGCGAGCTCGACGGACTCCTGCGTGCGCATCACGGCACCCTCAGCCACTACGCCGGTGACGCGCTCTACGCGGTGTGGAATGTGCAGACGCACCCGGATGCGCATCGCCTGGCCATCGACTTCGCCCTCGCCGCGGACCGCCTGCTCGCCACGATCGGGGCGTCACTGTCGCTGCGCGACGAACACGGCGCGCCCATCCGGATGGGCTGGAGCGTCGTGCACGGATCGGGGGCACAGGCCGCGATGGCCAGATCGGTCGCCGCGATCCTCGGCGACTCGACGAACCTGGCCTTCCGGCTGGCCGGCATCGCCGGACGGGACGGCCGGGCGGCGGTGCTGGTCACCGGCAAGGTGCACGACGCCGTGCACGACGCCTACGTCTGGGGCCCTCCCGAAGAGGTGAGGGTCAAGGGCCGGCGCGGCGAGGTGACGGTTTTCCCCGTGCTCGCGCGGCAGCGATCGCTGAGATGCGGTTGA